TCCTGCCGGCTGGCCTGTCAATCCCGAATTTACGGTGACGGCGTCGTCGTGCAGTTACCCAAGGGTATGTACATCGAAAAGGCGGAAGACCTTCTGAGCTTGTTGGGCACTCGCGCTCCCGAGAATATACTCCACCCGATCTTCGGTAACGTGCTTATCCCCAAAGACAAAATCATCACTCGTACGCTTTTCGAACAAACCAAACTTCTTGAAAAAGAAGTCGAAAGAGTCCGAAATGCAAAAACGGGCGGGGGCGATTCCGAAAGTCAGCTGAACTCCTCGACGATTGGCAACGGCCGATTCCTGGCCACCGGTTCGGGTATTGCTCCCGCCTCGATGCAGGATACATTCTCTTCGACGGTGCTGCGGGCAACCAGTATCAACCCGATCAAAACCAAACCGAGTTATCTCAGCCCGAATATCCCACTCCCTCCGTCGACTAATCCGCGCAAGTTGGAACCAGGAGTTCAGATCGGCAAATTCCTTCTGATCGAGCAGATCGGGCGCGGAGCATCCGGTCTGGTTTTCCGAGCTTCCAACTTGAAATTGAAGTCCATGGTGGCATTGAAGTTTCTGCATCCGGATGCCCAGCACGATCGCGAAGCCCGCATCGAGAGATTTCGCAATGAAGCTCATTTGCTGGCCCAGATCAATCACCCCAACATCGTGCGCGTGCTCGACTTTGAAGATAATCCGATCCTGCCATTCGTGGTGATGGAATACGTTGAAGGATTGAGCGGCTTGGATCTGCTGAAACAAAATCGGGTTTTACCCGTGGACCGCGCATCGAATATCGTTCTACAAGCGGCCAAGGGGTTGCAGGCGGCTCACAAGCTGGGGATCATCCATCGCGACGTCAAACCCGGGAACCTGTTAGTTTCACGGGACGATACTACACGCATCCTGGATTTAGGGCTGGCATTGAAAATTGAAGGGGATGGCGAGAACCCTTCTGCCTCAGGCGAAGGTACCGCGGCCTACATGCCGCCCGAACAGCTCATAGATGGTTCCCAGATCGATCATCGATCCGATATCTACTCCCTGGGAGTGACCTTCTATCATCTGATCACAGGTAAGTTGCCTTATACCGCTGCCAGCCGCAAAGAGATGTTTATGGAACATATGAGTTCCAATCCTCCGAAACCGTCCAAGGTCCGGCCGGAGATCCCCAACGATTTGTCCAACTTTATTCTGGAAATGATGCACATGGATTTGGAAAATCGGCCCCAATCCTACGATTCGGTCATTGAACGACTGACCGAATACGCCACGGATAATCAGTTGGTGACAGCCTGAACCGAACTAACGCTTGCCCAGCGATCGAATATCGAAATCCGCATCGTTCAGATGATTGCAGCGAAAATTCGAGAAGAGCATCGACTCGGCGTTTCGGCCGCCATTTTCCACGATGATGATTACGACCGGCAGATTTAAGCTGGGGCTGCCTTCATCAACATCGAAATAGTACTGTCGCTTGCCTCCCTTGGGCAATTCCTTATCCCCGGGGGGCACATGTTCTTCAATCAGGCGTAATGGCCCTTTGTGATCGTTTCGTTCGGTCATCCCCTTGTCGTGCAGTCTCGAAGCGAATGTCTGCTGATTCCACAAGGAGAGCAAATGACGCACGACGTACCCTGGTCCCGCATCCCGAATATCGTGTTTGGAGCGACTCTTGAGAGTCGGATCGT
The genomic region above belongs to Telmatocola sphagniphila and contains:
- a CDS encoding serine/threonine protein kinase: MKRIKLQPLGEDLVMQTGTTVLSTLLAKQLNVKMSCGGRGLCATCRVTVEKGGDSLSPMENREKKTLSLVQGSTPSCRLACQSRIYGDGVVVQLPKGMYIEKAEDLLSLLGTRAPENILHPIFGNVLIPKDKIITRTLFEQTKLLEKEVERVRNAKTGGGDSESQLNSSTIGNGRFLATGSGIAPASMQDTFSSTVLRATSINPIKTKPSYLSPNIPLPPSTNPRKLEPGVQIGKFLLIEQIGRGASGLVFRASNLKLKSMVALKFLHPDAQHDREARIERFRNEAHLLAQINHPNIVRVLDFEDNPILPFVVMEYVEGLSGLDLLKQNRVLPVDRASNIVLQAAKGLQAAHKLGIIHRDVKPGNLLVSRDDTTRILDLGLALKIEGDGENPSASGEGTAAYMPPEQLIDGSQIDHRSDIYSLGVTFYHLITGKLPYTAASRKEMFMEHMSSNPPKPSKVRPEIPNDLSNFILEMMHMDLENRPQSYDSVIERLTEYATDNQLVTA